GCTCCAGCTCCCACAGGACATACGGTGAGTTACGGGCAACCAGCTCGTCTACAGCGCCAACAGCGAGTACACGGCCTTTGCTGATAATGGCTACCCGGTCGCACAGCAGCTGAATTTCGCTCAGCAGATGACTGGACACAAAGACCGCCAGCCCTTCGTCAGCCAGCTTACGGATGAATTCGCGCAGTTCCTTGATCCCCTTCGGGTCCAGGCCGTTGGTCGGCTCATCGAGAATCAGCAGCCGGGGACGGCCGAGCAGGGCTTGGGCAATACCGAGCCGCTGGCGCATACCAAGCGAATACGTGCTTACTTTATCCTGAATACGCTGATCGAGCCGCACGATAGCAACGACTTCGGCAATCCGCTGCTCATCCACACCAGGCTGCATCCGCGCGAAATGCTGCAGATTCTCCCAACCTGTAAGGTATGTATATACCTCGGGATTCTCGACGATAGAGCCGACGTATTGCAGCGCTTTTTCCGGATTCCGGTTCACATTGTAGCCGCAGACGGTAATCGTCCCTTCGCTCGGGCGGATCAGGTCCACCAGCATGCGGATGGTTGTGGTTTTGCCGGCTCCGTTCGGACCGAGAAAGCCGAAGATCTCCCCTTTTTTAACGTCAAACGTAACATCATCTATAATCCATTTGCGGCCGATTTTTTTGCGGACTCCCCGGGCAGACAGAACGACTTCTTCCCCCGGTGTCTCATGAATAGTTCTCGCCATCTTATACAGCTCCTTGCCACAGTCATTTCTGTTCCAAAAATTATTTTGTCAACGAACCGCTTGTACAATGCGCTCGCTCATCCGCTGATAACCGTCCCCGTTCGGGTGAAAATGATCGTTCGACAGGTATTTTGCCAAATGACGGTCAAACAGGTCAAAGGTCGGGACCAGTGTCATGTTCTGATGTCTGTTGATCATATCCATGGCCGCATTATTCCACGCCGTTACCGCCTGATTGCCGGGAATAAGCAGTCCCTCGATATCTCCGAAGGGATTATACAGTCCAATGTAATAGACCTGTGCCTGTGGATTCACCTTTGCAACCGTATCCAGTATGCTGCCCAGCCGTTTGGCGGCCCCAGGCAGAGCGGAGAGGAGCGATTCCGGGGTCAGATCACCCGCAGACGCGGTTGGAACCGGAGTAGTGCCTTCTACCTTGTTATTGGCAGGGGCTTCCGTGGTCTGTGGTGCTGCTTCCTCCGAAGGCTTCGCAGAGGCGGCTGCTTGTCCGCTGCTCCCGCCTGTGCCCAGAATATCCGAGCCCCGGAACAGGTCATTCCCGCCGATGGAGATCAGGATGACATTCGCCTGACGCAGCGCGTACTGCACTCCTTCCTCCTGAAGCTTGCTCTCCAAGGCGGCCGTGGTCAGTCCGTTAATACCCATATTCCCCAGCAGCTCTGCCTTTCCTCCATTGGCCGACAAGGCGTCCACGGTCCGTTTAACGAACCCTTGCCCGGAGTTGTCACCGGTCCCTTTGGCCAAAGAATCGCCAAGCGCCAGGATCTTGTATTCGTCACTTGCCGCGGCTGCCGGTGCAGCCGTCTCTTGCGGAAGGGAGGAGAGCAATGGCTCCCCCTTGGGGTTCAAAATATCGCTCACCGCATACACAAATCCTGTGATCAACAGTAAAGTTGCCAGGATGGACACCAGACTCACTGTCCTCCAGGTCCATTTGGAATCATTCAATGCTATCCCTCCATCTGCCGTACTCTTCTGTCTCGCCCTTTATTCACACCATTATTAACTATGTAGATAAACATAATTCTTCTTTGGAGAATTTGCAAACGAAAAGGGTTTGTTTAGGTGGGGGGCGCGGCTGCGGGGATTTTGGACTTACGGCCGCTGCCCAGTTTGGATTTCCTGATTTGAACCGCTCCTCGCGGTAGAAATCCAAACACAAAGGCGGACGCATTCGCTCCTACAGCTCCAAAATCCCCTCCGCCGCTTCACACCTAAACGGTGGAAGCAGTAAGGGCGGCACGATAGCGCTGCGCTGATCGTGCAAGACCGCGGACTGCGGCACGATAGCGCTGCGCTGATCGTGCAAGACCGCGGACTGCGGCACGATAGCGCTGCGCTGATCGTGCGAGAGCAATATTACTTCTATATCCTAAAAATCATAAAACCGCCCCCCGGCATTGCCGGAGGGCGGAGTTAACGTTACGTTACTTTGAGTTACTTTGATTACCTTATATTATTTACCGATAAATTCCTGGACCCAGTAGTTATTATCGAAACCAACGCCAATGTAGTTGAAATTCGCGCTCAGGATGTTAGCCTTATGACCCGGGCTGTTCATCCACGCCGTCATAACTTCCTGAGGGGTCTTCTGGCCCATAGCGATATTCTCGCCAGCCGCCTTATACGTAATGCCGAAGGCCGACATCATATCGAAAGGTGATCCGTAGGTCGGAGAAGTGTGTGAGAAATAGTTGTTCGAGCGCATGTCCGCTGCCTTCGCCGCAGCCACTTTGTTCAGGCTGTCCAGTGCGGAGACAGGGGCTAGTCCAGCTGCAGCGCGCTCTTTGTTCACCAGTGCGACTACTTGCTGTGTGTAGCTGGAGACGTTAGTACCAACCGCAGGAACTGTAGATGGAGCCGGGGCCGGGGTTACCACAGGTTTCGCAGTGGCCACGGGTGCAGGGGCTGGCTTGGCTGTTGCTACCGGTGCCGCTGTAGCCACTGGTGCTGCTGTGGCAACCGGCTTAGCCGGAGCTACCGGCTGTGCTGCCGGGGCAGCTGCAACTGGCGTTGTGTATACAAAGGTTTTAGTGACAGTGTACGTATTGCCATCAAGTACGAAAGTCTTCGAATTGTTCTGCGTGAAGTACTCCATGAACTGTGCGAAATTCATATCTGATCCGGCTGCCGCAGGGGCACCGGCTGCTGCGTTTGCTTGTAATGGAAGAGAAATGCCAAGCGCCATCA
This genomic interval from Paenibacillus sp. FSL H8-0332 contains the following:
- a CDS encoding CAP domain-containing protein: MKSKTLKRVIGGSVAAVMALGISLPLQANAAAGAPAAAGSDMNFAQFMEYFTQNNSKTFVLDGNTYTVTKTFVYTTPVAAAPAAQPVAPAKPVATAAPVATAAPVATAKPAPAPVATAKPVVTPAPAPSTVPAVGTNVSSYTQQVVALVNKERAAAGLAPVSALDSLNKVAAAKAADMRSNNYFSHTSPTYGSPFDMMSAFGITYKAAGENIAMGQKTPQEVMTAWMNSPGHKANILSANFNYIGVGFDNNYWVQEFIGK
- a CDS encoding ABC transporter ATP-binding protein → MARTIHETPGEEVVLSARGVRKKIGRKWIIDDVTFDVKKGEIFGFLGPNGAGKTTTIRMLVDLIRPSEGTITVCGYNVNRNPEKALQYVGSIVENPEVYTYLTGWENLQHFARMQPGVDEQRIAEVVAIVRLDQRIQDKVSTYSLGMRQRLGIAQALLGRPRLLILDEPTNGLDPKGIKELREFIRKLADEGLAVFVSSHLLSEIQLLCDRVAIISKGRVLAVGAVDELVARNSPYVLWELEPLQRARDIMAIRPDIALLELDEVTLDDSVIAGMGVNSLVTAMDEDLIPEIVAVLVAQEVEVRAVHKINPTLEQLFLKLTEGEAID
- a CDS encoding GDSL-type esterase/lipase family protein; the encoded protein is MNDSKWTWRTVSLVSILATLLLITGFVYAVSDILNPKGEPLLSSLPQETAAPAAAASDEYKILALGDSLAKGTGDNSGQGFVKRTVDALSANGGKAELLGNMGINGLTTAALESKLQEEGVQYALRQANVILISIGGNDLFRGSDILGTGGSSGQAAASAKPSEEAAPQTTEAPANNKVEGTTPVPTASAGDLTPESLLSALPGAAKRLGSILDTVAKVNPQAQVYYIGLYNPFGDIEGLLIPGNQAVTAWNNAAMDMINRHQNMTLVPTFDLFDRHLAKYLSNDHFHPNGDGYQRMSERIVQAVR